The Arachis hypogaea cultivar Tifrunner chromosome 16, arahy.Tifrunner.gnm2.J5K5, whole genome shotgun sequence genome contains a region encoding:
- the LOC112754487 gene encoding uncharacterized protein, producing MKRGSPRYMAAYYRRCPLVNIKHVALAHSLWPSALPVATEQTHTYHSISSPLSLTLFICSVLPSHYLFHFTTFARLHFFFSVVCFTVEGMETDKRSSSSSAWEEHCADHLVKTEIEAAETLADLAHLAMRETTGSRFPDAPHFMRHSHLDLSRSAPPSGGEAIARQQLDERSVACNSEQREGRQDDCARHMKMEQDADSLKTTSYSAVRCSKSRRNLTEEEKEARRIRRILANRESARQTIRRRQALCEDLTRKASNLVLENENLKKEKEMALKEYQSLETTNKHLKAQIAKTINSEVDKAPVEQESSMAEVTNLSGNAPWFVCNHFPVTQLFWPPIIQSSNPVQVQHQPFSSIPVPPTVSLPCSSETGSFHKQNSLANDNRTQNPLYMVPCPWLFPLPDFGNGQPAPPSIGLIDKRDELSLGKQCSSSLSLNTAATVDYQPDLPMKAKTVASGWTEARSTHDAGHTTIMFPLNGAEQKTGSHIIGNFHGPSLDHNGHVSAVKQEQEQEHDLELQLHSVPKLSLSSTTSHTATSPQEKQQTKVLCSGKNVVDAVAAAEARKRRKELTRFKSIHNRQSGMHC from the exons ATGAAACGTGGCAGTCCAAGATACATGGCCGCTTATTATCGAAGATGTCCACTTGTGAATATAAAACACGTGGCACTCGCACACTCCTTGTGGCCCTCCGCTCTTCCGGTAGCCACTGAACAAACTCATACATACCATTCCATTTCCTCCCCTCTCTCCCTCACACTCTTTATTTGTTCGGTTCTTCCCTCGCACTATCTCTTTCACTTCACCACCTTTGCACggttacacttttttttttctgttgtttGTTTCACCGTGGAGGGGATGGAAACAGATAAGCGGTCGTCTTCTTCGTCTGCGTGGGAGGAGCACTGTGCGGATCACCTCGTTAAGACGGAAATTGAAGCGGCAGAGACTCTCGCCGACTTGGCGCACCTCGCCATGCGCGAGACCACCGGCTCTCGTTTCCCTGACGCACCACACTTCATGCGCCACTCGCACTTGGATCTCTCCCGCTCTGCCCCTCCCTCCGGG GGAGAAGCTATTGCACGCCAGCAGCTAGATGAACGATCAGTTGCTTGTAATTCTGAACAAAGAGAAGGGAGGCAGGATGACTGTGCAAGACATATGAAGATGGAGCAGGATGCTGATTCACTGAAGACTACTAGTTACTCTGCGGTTCGCTGCAGCAAGTCAAGGCGTAATTTAACTGAG gaagaaaaagaagcacgGAGGATTCGCAGAATATTGGCAAATAGAGAGTCAGCTAGGCAGACAATCCGTCGTAGACAG GCTCTGTGCGAAGATTTAACCAGAAAAGCTTCCAATTTAGTGTTGGAGAACGAAAACCTGAAGAAG GAGaaggaaatggctttgaaagAGTATCAGTCTTTGGAGACTACAAATAAGCATTTAAAGGCACAA ATAGCCAAGACAATAAACAGTGAGGTAGACAAAGCTCCTGTTGAACAGGAATCATCTATGGCCGAGGTAACAAATTTATCTGGTAATGCCCCATGGTTCGTTTGTAACCATTTTCCAGTTACACAATTATTTTGGCCTCCCATCATTCAGTCTTCTAATCCAGTTCAAGTACAACATCAACCATTTAGTTCCATTCCCGTTCCGCCTACTGTTTCTCTGCCGTGCTCTTCTGAGACCGGCTCATTTCACAAGCAAAATAGCCTTGCAAATGACAATAGGACACAAAATCCATTATACATGGTACCATGTCCCTGGTTATTCCCTCTTCCAGATTTTGGAAATGGACAACCAGCCCCACCTTCCATTGGCCTAATTGATAAACGAGATGAACTTTCTCTAGGTAAACAGTGTAGTTCTTCTTTGTCTTTGAATACAGCGGCAACTGTGGATTATCAACCAGATCTACCAATGAAAGCTAAAACTGTAGCTTCTGGGTGGACAGAGGCCAGATCAACTCATGATGCTGGCCACACAACTATAATGTTTCCATTGAATGGAGCTGAGCAGAAAACTGGAAGTCACATTATAGGGAACTTCCATGGACCTTCACTTGATCATAATGGGCATGTATCTGCTGTCAAGCAAGAGCAAGAACAAGAACACGACCTCGAGCTTCAACTACATTCTGTTCCTAAGTTATCTCTGTCTTCAACAACATCTCACACTGCAACTTCTCCGCAGGAAAAGCAACAAACAAAAGTCTTATGCTCAGGTAAAAATGTAGTGGATGCTGTTGCTGCGGCAGAGGCAAGAAAGAGGAGAAAAGAACTAACTAGGTTTAAGAGCATCCATAACCGACAGTCCGGAATGCATTGTTGA
- the LOC112754488 gene encoding subtilisin-like protease SBT4.15, with product MLVNSCHIPTYAPCAVAAYTCKKINSLVYKPFLFFFVETNYRGYWIAVTNFGHYCFLFYTTTHTVFRGGKKKGNAIMMSQNLPLPLLLLFCFFCSPILIQGSNQDERKPYIVYMGELPETRSYAVEDHHHNLLTAAIGNKKLARVSKIHSYGKSFNGFVARLLPHEAKKLQEEENVVSVFPNTRQKLHTTRSWDFIGMTKKVKRRSNIESHIIVGVLDTGIWVDCPSFNDKGYGPPPRRWKGKCVTGANFTACNNKVIGAKYFNLDPVSQMPDNISPADDQGHGTHTSSTAAGVAVEDASLYGIGKGTARGGVPSARIAMYKVCWTVGCSDMDMLAGFDEAIADGVNLISVSIGGPSREFFNDPIAIGAFHAMKRGILTSCSAGNDGPHLSTVENVAPWILTVAASTVDRQFTTVVSLGNGKNTTGLSINTFCPEQKMYPLTNGVLAANGTGDGYGNPISCDYGTLQKDKVQGKIVYCLGGMGNQDLIIKELGGAGTIIGLDNRIDDSYNVVIPATFVEANTDGRDIDLYINSTKDATAVIHKTTSTKIPAPFVASFSSRGPQFINPNILKPDLAAPGQDILAAFSKLATITGYPQDSRYEVYNILSGTSMASPHAIGAAAYVKSFHPDWSPAAIKSALMTTATPLKTSDNFSELAAGAGQINPAGAVHPGLVYDIRIDSYVAFLCKQGYNATNIGMLIGTKNFDCASAKLAQGTDGLNYPTVHLQLMSANEKISAVFHRRVTNVGYGTATYKAKVTAPEGVSVQVIPDTLVFSGLHQELSFKVVLKGPPMANETRVSTGSIEWQDSKHNVRSLILVYKPML from the exons ATGTTAGTCAATTCTTGTCACATTCCAACATATGCGCCCTGCGCTGTTGCAGCATATACGTGCAAGAAAATTAATTCATTAGTTTATAagccatttcttttcttttttgtagaaACAAACTATCGTGGATATTGGATAGCAGTGACTAACTtcggacattattgttttctgttTTACACCACGACGCACACTGTTTTTAGAGGGGGAAAAAAAAAGGGTAATGCAATTATGATGTCACAGAATTTGCCACTGCCACTACTActtctcttttgtttcttttgctCACCCATACTTATCCAAGGATCAAATCAAGATGAAAGAAAG CCGTACATTGTATACATGGGAGAATTACCAGAGACAAGAAGTTATGCCGTGGAAGACCACCACCATAATCTACTGACTGCAGCGATTGGAAA CAAGAAATTAGCGAGAGTGTCGAAAATACATAGCTATGGAAAGAGCTTCAACGGATTCGTTGCGCGACTTTTGCCACATGAAGCAAAGAAACTGCAAG AGGAGGAGAATGTGGTATCTGTGTTCCCAAACACACGGCAAAAACTACACACGACAAGGTCTTGGGATTTCATAGGAATGACCAAGAAAGTGAAGAGACGCAGCAACATAGAGAGCCACATCATTGTGGGTGTGCTAGATACAG GAATATGGGTTGATTGCCCCAGTTTCAACGATAAAGGGTATGGACCTCCACCACGACGATGGAAGGGCAAATGTGTTACGGGAGCCAACTTCACTGCTTGCAACAA CAAGGTGATCGGAGCAAAATACTTCAACCTGGACCCAGTCAGCCAAATGCCCGACAACATCAGCCCGGCGGACGACCAGGGCCACGGCACTCACACTTCCTCCACGGCTGCGGGCGTAGCCGTGGAGGATGCAAGCCTCTACGGCATTGGCAAAGGCACTGCACGTGGTGGCGTCCCGTCTGCCCGCATTGCCATGTACAAGGTTTGCTGGACTGTTGGATGCAGCGACATGGACATGCTTGCCGGCTTCGACGAGGCCATTGCTGATGGCGTCAATTTAATTTCGGTCTCAATTGGAGGGCCTTCCAGGGAGTTCTTCAATGACCCTATTGCAATTGGTGCATTCCATGCTATGAAGAGAGGGATTCTCACTTCTTGCTCTGCCGGCAATGACGGTCCTCACCTTTCCACTGTTGAGAATGTTGCTCCTTGGATACTGACGGTGGCTGCTTCCACCGTTGATAGACAGTTCACGACGGTGGTATCCTTGGGGAATGGCAAGAACACCACA GGACTATCTATCAATACCTTTTGCCCCGAGCAAAAGATGTACCCGTTGACTAATGGAGTGCTTGCTGCTAACGGAACTGGAGATGGCTATGGCAATCCAAT TTCTTGTGATTATGGGACATTACAGAAGGACAAGGTGCAGGGAAAGATAGTGTACTGCCTAGGGGGAATGGGTAATCAAGACTTGATCATCAAAGAATTGGGTGGAGCAGGGACTATCATAGGCCTTGATAACAGAATAGATGACTCCTACAACGTAGTTATTCCAGCTACGTTTGTTGAAGCCAATACTGATGGCAGAGACATTGATCTCTACATCAATTCCACAAA GGATGCTACAGCAGTGATACACAAGACAACGAGTACAAAGATCCCTGCTCCATTTGTTGCTTCTTTCTCATCAAGAGGCCCTCAATTTATCAACCCAAACATCCTCAAG CCTGACTTGGCTGCTCCAGGACAAGACATTCTGGCTGCATTTTCCAAATTGGCAACAATAACAGGGTACCCTCAAGACTCACGTTATGAAGTTTATAATATATTATCAGGGACATCAATGGCTTCCCCACATGCCATTGGAGCTGCTGCCTATGTCAAATCTTTCCACCCTGATTGGAGCCCTGCTGCAATTAAATCAGCCCTCATGACCACTG CTACCCCCTTGAAAACAAGCGATAATTTCTCGGAGCTGGCAGCTGGGGCAGGACAGATAAACCCAGCTGGAGCAGTTCATCCTGGCTTAGTTTATGACATTAGAATTGACTCCTATGTCGCCTTCCTATGCAAGCAAGGCTACAACGCCACCAACATTGGCATGCTTATAGGAACCAAGAATTTTGACTGCGCAAGCGCCAAGCTCGCGCAAGGCACCGATGGACTCAACTACCCCACCGTGCATCTCCAGCTTATGTCTGCTAATGAAAAGATTTCCGCAGTCTTTCATCGGAGAGTGACTAATGTAGGATATGGGACCGCAACATATAAAGCTAAAGTTACAGCACCTGAGGGTGTTTCAGTTCAGGTGATCCCAGATACGTTGGTGTTTAGTGGATTGCATCAAGAGCTGTCGTTTAAAGTTGTCTTAAAGGGGCCACCAATGGCGAACGAGACACGGGTGTCGACTGGATCAATTGAATGGCAAGATTCTAAACACAACGTCAGAAGTCTCATACTCGTATACAAACCAATGTTGTAA